One genomic window of Halovivax cerinus includes the following:
- a CDS encoding metallophosphoesterase family protein: protein MRLAHAADIHLGHRQYGLSQREVDGRLSFQKFLSQAREHDADAILIPGDLFDSRDIRPETLQQTEDILENVDKPIIVSPGNHDQNMSRRRSLTWLQYLNNRGIITLLSADLTGDQASFVQTDADDPRKGGGGYVDLKRDGNLVRCFGLQYRGAYIERDLPAVADGIRTVNDTEDEPDVSILLAHFGVDDAVPDLGANVARSALTDIEDLVDYIALGHIHKQYESGDAAHNPGSLEAFDIQEGRWSDEHGYYIYDTETGTAEHHLSKRRPYVTLDFDVSGYRTFEDLRGDFEDEVADARSDVEGTCQRSIYRDGNDGRRSPLINLRLEGTLLLDHATFDVETLTDIVEKELDALYTQPTNHTERKAVQELLGDLERDEAFNPDGTVNTDALQERVFTTIAGESRYNGETNAVAETLDRTENLVNEDSQSTAGVAEYLRERRRELFPDGAGAEDDEEVVE, encoded by the coding sequence ATGCGCTTAGCACACGCAGCCGATATACACCTCGGTCACCGGCAATATGGGCTCTCACAACGAGAAGTCGATGGGCGACTCTCGTTTCAGAAATTCCTCTCCCAGGCACGCGAACACGACGCCGACGCGATTCTGATTCCAGGCGATTTATTCGACTCACGGGATATTCGCCCCGAGACCCTCCAGCAAACGGAGGATATCCTCGAAAATGTCGATAAGCCAATTATCGTTTCGCCGGGGAATCACGACCAGAATATGAGTCGACGGCGCTCACTCACGTGGCTGCAGTACCTGAATAATCGTGGAATCATCACCCTTCTCTCCGCGGACCTCACTGGCGACCAGGCCTCATTCGTCCAGACAGATGCAGATGATCCACGTAAGGGCGGTGGCGGATACGTCGACCTAAAACGGGACGGCAATCTAGTCCGGTGTTTCGGACTTCAGTACCGCGGCGCGTACATCGAACGGGATCTCCCTGCCGTCGCGGACGGTATCAGGACTGTGAACGATACCGAGGATGAACCCGACGTGTCGATTCTTCTCGCACACTTCGGTGTTGATGACGCCGTCCCGGATCTAGGTGCGAACGTCGCACGCTCTGCACTCACCGACATCGAAGATCTTGTCGATTACATCGCGCTCGGACACATCCACAAGCAGTACGAGAGCGGAGATGCCGCTCACAACCCTGGAAGCCTCGAAGCTTTCGACATTCAGGAAGGCAGGTGGAGCGACGAGCATGGGTACTACATCTACGATACAGAGACCGGAACCGCTGAGCACCACTTGTCGAAACGCCGTCCCTACGTCACGCTTGATTTCGATGTCTCCGGGTACCGGACGTTCGAAGACCTCCGCGGTGACTTCGAAGACGAAGTCGCTGACGCACGGTCTGATGTCGAAGGCACCTGCCAACGTAGTATCTACCGCGACGGCAATGATGGGCGACGCTCTCCACTCATCAATCTCCGTTTGGAGGGGACACTTCTGCTTGATCACGCGACCTTCGACGTTGAGACGCTGACTGACATCGTCGAAAAGGAACTCGACGCGTTGTACACGCAACCGACAAACCACACCGAACGGAAAGCGGTGCAGGAACTTCTCGGGGATCTTGAGCGGGATGAGGCGTTCAATCCCGATGGTACCGTCAACACGGACGCGCTCCAGGAGCGTGTGTTCACGACTATCGCTGGGGAGTCCAGATATAATGGCGAGACGAACGCCGTTGCAGAAACGCTGGACCGCACGGAGAATCTCGTCAACGAGGACAGCCAGTCCACAGCGGGGGTCGCAGAATACCTCCGAGAACGACGTCGTGAACTCTTCCCGGATGGAGCGGGTGCGGAAGATGACGAGGAGGTGGTGGAATGA
- a CDS encoding Eco57I restriction-modification methylase domain-containing protein — MDQTENPAFNEYVLDELVWLADDLDLEPVLNARDWLLGSGEPAETIGRLYADLMSNDDRQKLGQFRTPPNVGTLMRTWAADGDDSVLDPGMGAGVLSSPLHPQWDLSTEPVHVHGIDRSRLSHLMGTTALTLYRQAHEPHAADFLDLSPDDLQRGVDAIICNPPYTSGDSLPAAYKDRINTQIEQSIESEISARSPLHAYFFYHARQFLSPADRAAFLTPLSILTARYGESLKRFLLETFSIKAFVQFDPAGERIFPDAHTTALITFLEATPENESGGNTRFIRVDESVDGYDLRVAVENGTPGNTDWGSIHCVPQAQLDPTKNWEALFTPTDIDTSNLTRLGEFVTVHRGMTTGAVDFFCLSQTEVDNLELDNQYLSRLIRQPRLVDGYDFRDEDWEALRERGEDVWLFDPDAIQAIPESIHVFSEQVAGDSSVLPDDSGMVGNLLAYLRDGVMEHGLPGTTALENRPYWYRPERQDPPRVLVQNGSRDGFTFRLNETDARNIHNFDGLYDVTVNETDLKALLAYLNSGVAERVVRNHTQTRQGGFEKLGPGTLKELPVIDVTDMDDKMTTDLADSFDALRETARRDGDCEPIINRIDAVLQQIL, encoded by the coding sequence GTGGATCAAACAGAGAATCCAGCGTTCAACGAGTACGTTCTTGATGAGCTGGTGTGGCTCGCTGACGACCTCGATCTCGAACCAGTGCTTAACGCTCGGGACTGGTTACTGGGGTCGGGAGAACCAGCTGAAACCATCGGCCGACTCTATGCGGACCTGATGTCGAACGACGACCGCCAGAAACTCGGCCAATTCCGGACGCCGCCGAACGTCGGGACGCTCATGCGGACGTGGGCAGCCGATGGCGATGATAGCGTACTTGACCCAGGGATGGGAGCAGGTGTCCTTTCGAGCCCACTCCACCCGCAGTGGGACCTGAGTACAGAACCAGTCCACGTACACGGGATTGACCGGAGTCGTCTCTCGCATCTCATGGGCACGACCGCGTTGACATTGTATAGGCAGGCGCACGAACCGCATGCGGCGGACTTCCTCGACCTCTCACCGGATGACCTACAGCGAGGTGTCGACGCGATCATCTGCAACCCGCCGTACACGAGTGGAGATTCACTCCCTGCAGCGTACAAAGACCGAATCAACACGCAAATCGAGCAATCGATCGAGAGCGAAATCAGCGCACGATCGCCGCTCCACGCGTACTTTTTCTACCACGCACGGCAGTTTCTCTCCCCGGCTGATCGCGCGGCATTCCTCACACCACTAAGCATCCTCACGGCGCGCTATGGAGAATCACTCAAGCGGTTCCTCCTGGAGACGTTCTCGATCAAGGCGTTCGTCCAATTTGATCCGGCTGGTGAACGAATCTTCCCGGACGCTCACACGACTGCCCTCATCACGTTCTTGGAAGCAACACCTGAGAACGAATCGGGTGGCAATACGCGGTTCATTCGCGTTGATGAATCAGTTGATGGGTACGATCTTCGTGTAGCAGTCGAGAACGGCACGCCAGGGAACACTGACTGGGGGTCGATCCATTGCGTGCCACAAGCACAGCTTGATCCGACCAAGAACTGGGAGGCATTATTCACCCCGACAGACATCGATACGAGCAATCTCACACGACTAGGAGAGTTCGTCACAGTTCATCGAGGGATGACAACTGGCGCAGTCGATTTCTTCTGCCTCTCACAGACCGAGGTAGACAATCTTGAACTCGACAACCAGTACCTGTCACGATTGATTCGGCAGCCGAGACTCGTCGACGGGTATGATTTCCGTGACGAAGACTGGGAGGCACTACGGGAGAGAGGGGAAGACGTGTGGCTGTTCGATCCTGACGCGATCCAAGCGATTCCGGAGTCAATTCACGTGTTCAGCGAGCAGGTAGCCGGTGACTCATCGGTACTACCCGACGACTCTGGCATGGTAGGGAATCTGCTCGCATATCTGCGCGACGGTGTCATGGAGCACGGTCTGCCAGGGACGACTGCGCTCGAAAACCGCCCGTACTGGTACCGGCCGGAGAGGCAAGACCCTCCTCGGGTGCTGGTTCAAAATGGGAGCCGAGACGGATTCACGTTCCGGCTGAATGAGACAGATGCCCGTAACATCCACAACTTCGATGGGCTCTATGACGTGACGGTGAATGAGACGGATCTGAAGGCGTTGCTCGCGTATTTGAATAGCGGCGTTGCCGAGCGTGTCGTTCGCAATCACACGCAGACACGGCAAGGTGGTTTTGAAAAACTGGGGCCAGGTACTCTCAAAGAACTGCCTGTAATCGACGTGACCGACATGGATGACAAGATGACAACTGACCTTGCTGACTCGTTCGATGCACTGCGAGAGACAGCACGACGCGACGGTGATTGCGAGCCCATCATTAATCGCATCGACGCTGTACTCCAGCAAATCCTCTGA
- a CDS encoding DUF7344 domain-containing protein — MAPLTEEAESEDLTADTILELLANRRRRYLLYALRGRTEHVELSRLAETVAGWEHDVPPDEVPKNDYKSVYVSSVQCHVPKLADANVVDHDTDDHSVILAENYEQLEPYLEVVIRDEPENSTLQRALESHTGDGFFRSIRENVSRLTH; from the coding sequence ATGGCACCGCTTACAGAGGAAGCGGAATCCGAGGATCTCACGGCGGACACTATCCTCGAATTACTCGCGAACCGCCGTCGTCGGTACCTCCTCTACGCGCTCAGGGGCCGGACCGAGCACGTCGAGCTGTCGCGACTGGCGGAAACCGTCGCGGGGTGGGAACACGACGTGCCCCCGGACGAGGTGCCAAAGAACGATTACAAGAGCGTCTACGTCTCGTCCGTCCAGTGTCACGTGCCGAAACTCGCCGACGCGAACGTCGTCGATCACGATACGGACGATCACTCGGTCATCCTCGCGGAGAACTACGAGCAGCTCGAACCCTACCTCGAGGTCGTTATCCGGGACGAACCGGAAAACTCGACCCTTCAGCGGGCGCTCGAATCGCACACAGGCGACGGATTCTTCCGCTCCATTCGCGAAAACGTATCGCGACTGACGCACTGA
- the ilvD gene encoding dihydroxy-acid dehydratase yields the protein MSQEIPESREKPPDLPSNDVTEGPDRAPHRAMFYAMDYDESDLSSPMIGVANPAADVTPCNVHLDDLAKAAWTGVDEAGGMPIEFGTITISDAISMGTEGMKASLVSREVIADSVELVAFGERLDGLVTLAGCDKNLPGMMMAAIRTDLPTVFCYGGTILPGEFHGDDVTIQDVFEGVGAHAEGDLSREELDELEHAACPGPGSCAGMYTANTMASMSEALGLAPLGSATAPAVTDERAEIVAEAGALALEAVEADRRPSDILTRESFENAITLDVAIGGSTNSVLHLLALAAEAGVDLSIEDFDEISRRTPHIVDVRPGGTHVMADLHQQGGIPVVLRRLLEADLLHGDAMTVTGGTLSDELDALSLPADDTVDPAVVRPIEDPIHEEGALVILSGNLAPDGSVLKVTGDDELYHQGPAHVFEREEDAMAWVQEGNIESGDVVVIRNEGPCGGPGMREMLGVTAAVVGQGHEDDVALLTDGRFSGATRGPMIGHVAPEAFDGGPIGAIEDGDTVTVDIPNRDLSVDLSDDEIASRLAARDDPEPAYTSGVLAKYGQAFGSAANGAVTNPAAKRDE from the coding sequence ATGTCACAGGAGATCCCTGAATCTCGAGAGAAACCACCAGACCTGCCGAGCAACGACGTCACCGAGGGCCCCGATCGCGCGCCACACCGGGCGATGTTCTACGCGATGGACTACGACGAGAGTGACCTCTCCTCGCCGATGATCGGCGTCGCGAATCCGGCGGCCGACGTCACACCCTGTAACGTCCACCTGGACGATCTCGCGAAGGCGGCGTGGACCGGCGTCGACGAAGCCGGCGGCATGCCGATCGAATTCGGAACGATCACCATCTCCGATGCGATTTCGATGGGCACGGAGGGGATGAAGGCCTCGCTCGTCTCCCGTGAGGTCATCGCCGACTCCGTCGAACTCGTCGCCTTCGGCGAGCGTCTCGACGGCCTCGTGACGCTTGCTGGCTGCGACAAGAACCTGCCGGGCATGATGATGGCGGCGATCAGAACCGACCTGCCGACCGTCTTCTGCTACGGCGGAACCATCCTCCCTGGCGAGTTCCACGGCGACGACGTCACTATTCAGGACGTCTTCGAGGGCGTCGGCGCCCACGCCGAGGGCGACCTCTCTCGGGAGGAACTCGACGAACTCGAACACGCCGCCTGTCCCGGCCCCGGCTCCTGCGCCGGCATGTACACCGCGAACACGATGGCCTCGATGAGCGAAGCGCTCGGCCTCGCTCCCCTGGGCTCCGCGACCGCACCCGCCGTTACGGACGAACGCGCCGAGATCGTCGCCGAGGCGGGCGCACTCGCACTCGAGGCAGTCGAAGCGGATCGACGCCCCTCCGACATCCTCACCAGGGAGTCGTTCGAGAACGCCATCACGCTCGACGTCGCGATCGGCGGGTCGACGAACTCCGTCCTCCACCTGCTCGCGCTGGCGGCGGAGGCCGGTGTCGACCTCTCGATCGAGGACTTCGACGAGATCTCCCGGCGCACGCCCCACATCGTCGACGTCCGCCCCGGTGGAACGCACGTGATGGCCGACCTCCACCAGCAGGGCGGGATTCCGGTCGTCCTCCGGCGGCTCCTCGAGGCCGACTTGCTCCACGGCGACGCGATGACTGTCACCGGGGGGACGCTGTCGGACGAACTCGACGCGCTCTCGCTGCCGGCAGACGACACGGTCGACCCGGCGGTCGTCCGCCCGATCGAGGACCCGATCCACGAAGAGGGTGCACTCGTCATCCTCAGCGGCAACCTCGCCCCCGACGGCTCGGTCCTGAAGGTGACCGGTGACGACGAACTCTACCACCAGGGTCCGGCCCACGTCTTCGAGCGCGAAGAGGATGCCATGGCGTGGGTACAGGAAGGGAACATCGAGTCCGGCGACGTCGTCGTCATCCGGAACGAAGGGCCCTGCGGCGGGCCCGGTATGCGCGAGATGCTCGGCGTCACGGCCGCCGTCGTCGGCCAGGGTCACGAGGACGACGTCGCGCTGCTCACCGACGGCCGCTTCTCCGGCGCGACGCGCGGGCCGATGATCGGCCACGTCGCACCCGAGGCGTTCGACGGCGGGCCGATCGGCGCCATCGAAGACGGCGATACGGTGACCGTCGACATCCCGAATCGCGACCTGTCCGTCGACCTCTCTGACGACGAGATCGCGTCCCGACTGGCGGCGCGTGACGATCCCGAACCCGCCTACACCTCGGGCGTCCTCGCGAAGTACGGCCAGGCGTTCGGATCGGCGGCCAACGGCGCGGTGACGAACCCGGCCGCGAAACGAGACGAGTGA
- a CDS encoding GNAT family N-acetyltransferase — protein MIEYRPLGENHREAFSEYVSYGFTPESGPVDFDPDEDDPERMQLGARRGLFDTETADDDPLVVCLHHWFDALVRGDHHPSPGLSMVASPPEHRRKGYIEDLLARSLSEYRDRGDRFSLLWPFRYRFYRQFGWETASSRHAYTCEPSVLSFARDRLDEPGEFRSVDADEYELLAGVYDAMAERYALSIDRSDDWWTHRIFTGWDEDPYAYVWEHDGEVRGYLVYFIEGSWGDRSMRVRDLAFRDTEALLALCAYLANHDSQIAELSFTLPTDVPLRDLATDPDELDCELSNGPMARLVDAVETLPALSFPAVDAEVTIDIEDPLVDWHDDPIRLVVEDGTSTCDRVRGADPDLAIDVGTLSQVVVGYRMASDLERLDAPDDVVATLDRLFPRDQTYVDTGF, from the coding sequence ATGATCGAGTATCGCCCCCTCGGCGAGAACCACCGCGAAGCGTTCAGCGAGTACGTCAGCTACGGCTTCACTCCCGAGTCGGGCCCGGTGGACTTCGACCCGGACGAGGACGATCCCGAGCGGATGCAACTCGGCGCGCGCCGCGGTCTCTTCGATACCGAAACGGCGGACGACGATCCGCTGGTCGTCTGTCTGCACCACTGGTTCGACGCGCTCGTCCGCGGTGACCACCATCCCTCGCCCGGCCTCTCGATGGTCGCCTCTCCCCCGGAACACCGTCGGAAGGGCTACATCGAGGACCTCCTGGCCCGTTCGCTCTCGGAGTATCGCGACCGCGGCGATCGCTTCTCACTCCTCTGGCCGTTTCGCTACCGCTTCTACCGCCAGTTCGGCTGGGAGACCGCCTCCTCGCGCCACGCCTACACCTGCGAGCCGTCGGTTCTCTCGTTCGCGCGGGACCGACTCGACGAACCGGGCGAGTTCCGGTCGGTCGACGCCGACGAGTACGAGCTCCTCGCCGGCGTCTACGACGCGATGGCAGAGCGGTACGCCCTCTCGATCGATCGCTCTGACGACTGGTGGACTCATCGCATCTTCACGGGATGGGACGAGGACCCCTACGCCTACGTCTGGGAACACGACGGCGAGGTGCGCGGCTACCTCGTCTACTTCATCGAGGGATCGTGGGGCGACCGATCGATGCGTGTCCGCGATCTCGCGTTCCGCGATACCGAGGCCTTGCTCGCGCTCTGTGCGTACCTCGCGAACCACGACTCCCAGATTGCGGAACTCTCGTTCACCCTTCCAACCGACGTCCCACTTCGGGACCTCGCGACCGATCCAGACGAACTCGACTGCGAACTGTCGAACGGGCCGATGGCCCGCCTCGTCGACGCCGTCGAGACGCTCCCAGCGCTCTCGTTCCCGGCCGTCGACGCCGAGGTGACGATCGACATCGAGGACCCGCTCGTCGACTGGCACGACGACCCGATCCGGCTCGTCGTCGAAGACGGCACCTCGACGTGCGACCGCGTTCGCGGCGCCGACCCCGACCTCGCCATCGACGTGGGGACCCTCTCGCAGGTCGTCGTCGGCTATCGCATGGCGAGCGATCTCGAACGACTCGACGCGCCCGACGACGTCGTCGCGACGCTCGATCGACTCTTCCCTCGTGACCAGACGTACGTCGACACCGGGTTCTGA
- a CDS encoding isocitrate/isopropylmalate dehydrogenase family protein has protein sequence MTDGAPGSRSDEPGTGDDSAGVDSGTGDETIVVIPGDGIGQEVVPAAVDVLEALDLGFEFASYEAGDHVAEERGTPLPAETRAAVEAAEATLFGAAGETAADVILPLRSAVDSFVNVRPARAYPGVDAVRPETDLVFLRENTEGVYAGLEHRLSDQVATGTRLTTRAASERLAEFACSYLADVETDSFTVVHKANVMGETDGLFREAVFDVATDRGVEPDEVLMDAFATRVCLDPTQFDVVVCPNLAGDVLSDLAAGLVGGLGLLPSANLGPERGLFEPVHGTAPDIAGEGVANPSATILSAAMLLEFLGYDAEARAVRGAVESVLESGPRTPDLGGDATTDDVTGAIVERFDVE, from the coding sequence ATGACCGACGGAGCGCCCGGTAGTCGGAGCGACGAGCCCGGCACCGGCGACGATTCAGCAGGCGTCGATTCTGGCACCGGCGACGAGACGATCGTCGTGATCCCGGGCGATGGTATCGGCCAGGAGGTCGTTCCAGCCGCCGTCGACGTGCTCGAGGCGCTCGATCTGGGGTTCGAATTCGCGTCGTACGAGGCGGGCGACCACGTCGCAGAAGAGCGGGGCACGCCGCTCCCCGCGGAGACGCGCGCGGCCGTCGAAGCGGCCGAGGCGACCCTCTTCGGCGCCGCGGGCGAGACGGCCGCAGACGTGATCCTCCCCCTTCGGAGCGCCGTCGACTCCTTCGTCAACGTTCGCCCGGCCCGAGCGTACCCCGGCGTCGACGCCGTGCGGCCGGAGACCGACCTGGTCTTCCTCCGCGAGAACACCGAAGGCGTCTACGCCGGGCTGGAACACCGACTGAGCGATCAGGTCGCGACCGGGACGCGCCTGACGACGCGCGCGGCATCCGAACGACTCGCCGAGTTCGCCTGTTCCTACCTCGCGGACGTCGAGACCGACTCGTTCACGGTCGTCCACAAGGCGAACGTGATGGGCGAGACCGACGGGCTCTTTCGCGAGGCCGTCTTCGACGTGGCGACCGATCGCGGCGTCGAGCCCGACGAGGTCCTCATGGACGCCTTCGCGACGCGGGTCTGTCTCGACCCGACGCAGTTCGACGTCGTCGTCTGTCCGAACCTCGCCGGCGACGTGCTCTCCGACCTGGCGGCCGGCCTCGTCGGCGGGCTCGGCCTCCTCCCCTCCGCGAATCTGGGGCCCGAGCGCGGGCTGTTCGAGCCGGTCCACGGAACGGCACCCGACATCGCCGGGGAGGGTGTCGCGAACCCGAGCGCGACGATCCTCTCGGCGGCCATGCTCCTGGAATTCCTCGGCTACGACGCCGAGGCGCGAGCGGTTCGCGGGGCCGTCGAGTCCGTGCTGGAGTCGGGCCCACGGACGCCCGACCTCGGCGGCGACGCGACGACCGACGACGTCACCGGGGCGATCGTCGAACGGTTCGACGTCGAGTGA
- the leuD gene encoding 3-isopropylmalate dehydratase small subunit translates to MSDTDGATAGPDPVEHVSGTAIPVRGNEIDTDQILPARFLKAVTFEGLGQFAFFDQRFDETDDPLEHPFNDDRFTGASILVVNSNFGCGSSREHAPQALMRWGIDAIVGESFAEIFAGNCLGLGIPTVTADHEEVTALQDWIDDNPDETISLSVADETVTYGETALDVSVDEAQRRALVDGNWDTTALMRQNPESVRQTAESLPYVDLEHGDGIGRSGGTGGGDGR, encoded by the coding sequence ATGAGCGATACTGACGGCGCTACAGCCGGCCCGGACCCGGTCGAGCACGTTAGTGGCACCGCCATTCCGGTCCGCGGCAACGAGATCGACACGGACCAGATCCTGCCGGCGCGCTTCCTGAAGGCGGTCACCTTCGAGGGACTCGGCCAGTTCGCGTTCTTCGACCAGCGATTTGATGAGACCGACGACCCGCTCGAGCATCCGTTCAACGACGACCGATTCACCGGTGCGTCGATCCTCGTCGTGAATTCGAACTTCGGCTGTGGCTCCTCGCGCGAGCACGCCCCGCAGGCGCTCATGCGCTGGGGGATCGACGCCATCGTCGGCGAGAGTTTCGCGGAGATCTTCGCGGGCAACTGCCTCGGCCTGGGCATCCCGACCGTGACGGCCGATCACGAGGAAGTCACTGCGCTGCAGGACTGGATCGACGACAATCCCGACGAGACGATCTCGCTCTCCGTCGCGGACGAGACCGTCACCTACGGCGAGACGGCGCTCGACGTCTCTGTGGACGAGGCCCAGCGGCGGGCACTCGTCGACGGCAACTGGGACACGACGGCGCTCATGCGCCAGAACCCCGAGTCCGTTCGCCAGACGGCCGAATCGCTCCCCTACGTCGACCTCGAACACGGCGACGGTATCGGGCGATCGGGAGGGACCGGTGGCGGTGACGGGCGATGA
- the leuC gene encoding 3-isopropylmalate dehydratase large subunit translates to MSEGTLYDAVWDAHRVQTLPTGQDQLFVGLHLVHEVTSPQAFGMLEERGYDVAYPSLTHATVDHIVPTADQSRPFADDAAEEMMQALEANVSAADIDFSDPESGRQGIVHVVGPEQGLTQPGTTVVCGDSHTATHGAFGALAFGIGTSQIRDVLATGCVAMEKQRVRRIEITGELGPGVTAKDVILAIIRKLGTDGGVGYVYEYAGEAIESMDMEGRMSICNMSIEGGARAGYVNPDETTYAWLAETPEFEDDPDRLAELRPYWESIRSDSDATYDDVVEIDASSLEPMVTWGTTPGQGVGITEPIPDPAELPDDEREVAREAQDHMRVSPGETMDGYEIDVAFLGSCTNARLADLRAAAEVVSDREVHPDVRAMVVPGSQRVKAAAEREGLDEIFRDAGFDWRGAGCSMCLGMNDDQLEGDEACASSSNRNFVGRQGSPDGRTVLMSPKMVAAAAVNGTVTDVRTLPEVVA, encoded by the coding sequence ATGAGCGAGGGAACCCTCTACGACGCGGTGTGGGACGCCCACCGGGTCCAGACCCTCCCGACCGGCCAGGATCAACTGTTCGTGGGGTTGCACCTCGTCCACGAGGTGACGAGTCCGCAAGCCTTCGGTATGCTCGAAGAGCGGGGCTACGACGTGGCCTACCCCTCGCTCACGCACGCGACGGTCGATCACATCGTCCCGACGGCCGACCAGTCGCGCCCGTTCGCCGACGACGCGGCCGAAGAGATGATGCAGGCGCTTGAGGCGAACGTCTCGGCGGCGGACATCGACTTTTCTGACCCCGAGTCGGGGCGCCAGGGCATCGTCCACGTCGTCGGGCCGGAACAGGGACTGACCCAGCCCGGGACGACCGTCGTCTGCGGGGACTCCCACACCGCGACCCACGGCGCGTTCGGCGCGCTCGCGTTCGGCATCGGGACCTCCCAGATCCGGGACGTGCTGGCGACCGGCTGCGTCGCCATGGAGAAACAGCGCGTCCGCCGGATCGAGATCACCGGCGAACTCGGTCCGGGCGTCACCGCCAAAGACGTCATCCTCGCGATCATCCGCAAGCTCGGCACCGACGGCGGCGTCGGCTACGTCTACGAGTACGCGGGCGAGGCCATCGAGTCGATGGACATGGAGGGACGGATGAGCATCTGCAACATGTCGATCGAGGGTGGCGCCCGCGCCGGGTACGTCAACCCCGACGAGACCACCTACGCGTGGCTAGCCGAGACGCCCGAATTCGAAGACGACCCGGACCGACTTGCGGAACTGAGACCCTACTGGGAGTCGATCCGATCCGATTCCGACGCGACGTACGACGACGTCGTCGAGATCGACGCCTCGTCGCTCGAACCGATGGTCACCTGGGGAACGACCCCGGGACAGGGCGTCGGCATCACCGAGCCGATCCCCGACCCGGCCGAGTTGCCCGACGACGAGCGCGAGGTCGCCCGGGAGGCCCAGGATCACATGCGCGTTTCGCCCGGCGAGACCATGGACGGCTACGAGATCGACGTCGCCTTCCTCGGCTCCTGTACGAACGCGCGACTGGCCGACCTGCGCGCGGCGGCCGAAGTCGTCTCGGACCGCGAGGTCCACCCCGACGTCCGCGCGATGGTCGTCCCCGGCAGCCAGCGGGTCAAGGCGGCCGCCGAGCGCGAGGGCCTCGACGAAATCTTCCGCGACGCCGGCTTCGACTGGCGCGGCGCTGGCTGCTCGATGTGTCTCGGAATGAACGACGACCAGCTCGAGGGTGACGAGGCCTGTGCCTCCTCCTCGAACCGCAACTTCGTCGGCCGGCAGGGCAGTCCGGACGGCCGGACCGTCCTGATGAGCCCGAAGATGGTCGCCGCGGCGGCCGTCAACGGCACCGTTACCGATGTTCGAACGCTTCCGGAGGTGGTCGCATGA